aaactCAAACCTCTAATTAAATCTGAAGGAATCTCAGTCATCCATTGATGGTCCATACAATGACGGAACCAAGTAGTGTCAATGGGTTCGGGGTTCCCCTTGacgggatatatatatatataagctctttttttagatatatatatatatatatatatatatattttaaatctcATAAACACAAGATTAGAAGTTGATTTAGTGGTTTAGAGGTTCAAAATTCACCTTGAGATCTCAaacactatatttttatatctcAAATCCTCCTTAATTAAAATCCTGAATCCGCCACGATTCGTTGAAAGTTTATTTTGTGCAAGTAGAATAacatgattattatttttgagtttatgtatGGTGATAAAgagaaattaaaaattatttttagatgataTGTTCAAATTATAAGGATAACATTTTAATTGTTTCTTAAAATTcgtataaaatttttatttggaCACTTATCACATGCATATTTCATTTTACAAAAGGACAAAGAGTTGTTTTCATATTGTTGAAGTATGAATCACGTTGATTTATGGATATTTTATCCATAAAACTTTTGGAAGAAAAGTCGATATAATCTTGCCACGACTCGTTTCTCTTTcttttaagttttatttaattaacggtctatgtaaaaaaaaatcaaatatattaaaatataatttataaatatctaaattttaattttaaaatattaaattaatttaatttattaaatatcaaTTAACTCTCAAAGCGGAAAAGTGACGTGTATTTTGGACAAAAGGAGTAATATTTATAATCATACCTCTCATCCGTCTCATTTTAAATATCGTTTTagctttaaaaattatttcaaaataagtgtcatttTATGATGAAGACCAAAGTTGTCAATTTTCACCATTAACCTTCAACATTAAAGAACTAATTCTCCTTAATATTTACCCGTTCTTAAGAAAAATCTAACAAATAGGAATAACTTAGTAAATTAtactttatatttattattattcttagtGAGCGTACTGAAAAAAGTTAAAACGACAGACTGAAGAACTAGCTCACAATATTAGAGAACGGTGCAATCCGAAAACAAGGTTGTAAAACCTTTTCTTCGAGAAAAACTCTTCTTCTAATATCCTCATTCGGTGTCAATCCAAATTAGTCGGGcgacttcaatttttttttaaaaacacgTATATGTATAAGCactaattatttctttaatttgtaAGGAAAACTAGACCAagtaaaacaagaaaaaaacatGTACCATGTACAACTAATTATTTCCAACTTCTTCTCCGCAACTCAAGGAATGGTTTAAAATAGGTGGAAAGTTTCAATTATACTAAAAACAATTACACTATAAAAGGGCTTCAACATTCACTTTTACAAATTGATAGAAGACATTGAAGTATACCACccaaaaaacttcaaaaaaaaaaaaaaagaaggttgGAGGGGTTTGAAAAGATGGATTTGAAATTCAAGTTGGTTCATATTGTATTGGGTGTGTTATTTCTAGCACAATTTGGGGAATCTCAAAATGCAACTTTTGATATAACTAAATATGGTGCCAATGCCAATAGTGATATTAGTGAGGTAAgtcatacatattttttttctctcattatcTTTGTTGATTCTAACCTATATAACTACTTTCaccttagaaaaaaaatatgatgaaatgttattTGGGGTGAAAAAGGATGTATAATATAAGCATGTTATTGTACCGAAGGGTGTGACCTAGCCAGGGGCGGAGCTAGATGGATATAATAAgataatttgattaaatttcTTTCGTCGGAAAATTATAAAGAATGAAAGTGAATTCATTTGTATACACATGAATAGTTGATTAAAACATTCTAGTGGCATGAAAGGGGTTCAAGATTTGCTTATTCAGATCCCACATgttatatttttgtaattttttgaaTTCCTTGTTAAAATTTCCAACTCCGTCACTATTGTGTCTAGTGGTAAATGGAGTGAAAATCATGACATATCTAGGTTTACATTTAAAGAACATCAAAAACATGGAGTCATCTTTGTTAAAGAGTGTTTTACCCTCAAATTGAGAACAGTAATTTCTACTGTGAATCTGGATAAGTCGAGCTATACTAGACATTAGGTtgacaagaagaaaaaaagttacATCAGAAAAAGATAATACATGATTTTTTTCCATTTACCTAAatcttaaaagaaaaaattactctTGTACTAGTGAAATGTAGCATACGCcaatgaaataatcaaaatgtgTACAAGCTGATCGAACACCACTTGTCATTGaaacaaaaccaaaaaaaagaagcaataaTTGCAATTGTTTTTCTACTTTGTTATTTAGGCAGTGGGAAAAGCTTTTAAAGAGGCATGTGAATCAACAAGTCCAAGCATCATTGTAATCCCAAAGGGAACATTCCAAATGAACCAAGTGAAACTAGAAGGACCATGCAAAGGCCCTATTGAACTTCAAATCCAAGCCACTTTGAAAGCCCCTTCAGACCCTAACCAAATCAAGGTTGGTGAATGGTTAACAGTCAACAAACTTGATCATTTCACAATGTCTGGTGGTGGAATCCTTGATGGTCAAGGTAAAGATGCATATGAATGCAAGGAATCCAAAAAGTGCAACAAGCTTCCCAATGTAAGTTAACATAGTTTTATCTGACCCGTTTCTGTTTGATCAAACTTTCAAAATCTGCTGATTCTGAAAAATCtacttttttcttatatttacaTATGGTGTAGAACTTGAGCTTCAACTCCCTCACAAATTCCATAATCAAGGACATAACAACATTGGACAGCAAATCATTCCACGTTAACGTTAACCAATGCAAGAACTTAACGTTCTTGCACTTCAACGTCAGTGCTCCAGCCAACAGCCCTAACACTGATGGTATCCACATCTCGAGGTCAAGCTCTGTGAATGTTACAGACTCTAGCTTTGCTACTGGAGATGATTGCATCTCCATTGGAGATGAAACGGAACAACTTTACATCACTAAAGTCACTTGTGGACCTGGTCATGGTATTAGTGTTGGTAGCCTTGGTGGAAATCCTGATGAAAAGCCAGTTGTTGGTGTTTTTGTTAAGAATTGCACTTTCCTTAGCACTGATAATGGTGTTAGGATTAAGACATGGCCTGCTTCTCATCCTGGTGTTGTCTCTGATATACATTTTGAGGATATCATTGTGCAAAATGTTAGCAACCCTGTTGTCATTGATCAAGTTTATTGCCCAAGTGGAAAATGCAACAAAGCCGTAAGTATTTATCGCGCACTTATAATTATCTATTACTGTGTTGGGGTGGTTGAGCTAATCATGGATTTCCTAGCTCTTACAATAGAAAACCTTTTGAGGCTTCCTAGTCACAcgtaccaacaacaacaatgaatTTTTATCGTTGCACCAAGatttcatatatcatactcATCTTTTTcgctttttttattttttttgtgtagtTGCCTTCACAAGTGAAGATTAGCAAGGTGactttccaaaacataaaaGGTAcatcaagaactcaaagtgCAGTATCACTACTTTGCAGTAAAGCTATACCATGTGAAGGTGTTGAAGTTGGAGACATTGACATTTCATATAGTGGTAAAGAAGGACCAGCAAACTCTAATTGTGAGAATATTAAGCCAAGTTTAAAGGGAAAGCAGATCCCGGCCGTTTGCTCTGCCTCTGCTGCTGCTCCTGCTGCTTCTTCGtcttcttaattaattaattgttgaGTTTTATCGTAAGTTCAAGTTCATTTTTCATATGATCATTGAACTTATGATCTTTCTTACTCATGTCAATTTTGTAACTACCTTTTAAATcgctaaatttataatttgtgaATAAGAGAATAAATTTGACGAAAAAAGTCTAATGACCTATGAATTTGACGAAAAAAGTCTAATGACCTTATATTGACTTACCTCAATTGAAATTAGCAACTGcttcaaatcaaatcaaagagAGAGAAATCGTTGCGATACTAGAGCTAGAAtctatacaaaaacaattcAAGATCGCaatatatttatcacaaaaTAGTATACATGACCAAATACACGCTCTTCCCACAACACAAAATGTTTGAAAGTTCAATAATTCAATTTCTAAATCGTGGACTTCGAAAAATAAGTATGTAAGAAGTTTAAGTCGCACTTGCCTTATAACCTATATGCAAAACCTTTCTTGAAATATCAAATGACCTCCAATAGCCTCTATTCAATATGTTGTATCAAAGTTAACTCAAATTCGTCCCTCAGGTCAACGATCCGATATCGAAATTGATTGTGTGAATGTGTTGCTCCTAAGCTATGGAGTCcaatttaataatgaaaatttaatttttacgTCAATTCAATAAGGTTTAAGTATAAAATTCTCAGTTTTCATGATTAacaatttttcaaatttgataACATCTTGCGGTCAAGACTTGACCAGACAGTTGTCCAAAATGCCCTTCGCGATCGCGATCATCCTCTCTAATGTTCTTGATGattaatgagtctaacctttgTAGTTGTGTTGTGACCCTGGCTCACAATCGTGTAAGAGGAAACCAACACCAAAATAGGCATATAAATGTATCCAAAGTTTCAAAATCAATGATTACATCTACCTAGACCTATATTAACATAAAATCGACAGACATGGTCAGTCAATTCATTAGTTTTCATTTAATGTGTTGATCGATACTTGATTGAAAAAATCGAGGAATGTGGTcgattttagaaaagaaaaaaaacaaatttatttaattttattaataaactGACTATGCTCGTTAGTTTTTGtatacttatttattttggcGTAAAATGCTCCGAATAATAAATAGTTGGAGTATCATATGTACAACGTCTACAGTAATGTTTGTACTTTGAAAGAACTCAAGAAtgtgtttgaaaaaaatacaaaactaaAGATGCCAATTTGAAGAAATTTCTGAACTACAAATTATCCAAATAAGAAGAAGTTCAAGGACAATTGTTTCAACTATGGAAAAAATGGACATAAGTTTATGGATTGTCGTAACccaaagaagaacaagaaatcCAAAAATCTCACAAGGACTTAGCGAGATTGACTTGTGCGATATGCTCTCTTAATGTAACTTACTAAGAAATGGTGAATTGATTCTTGCCGTGGAGATTTGAGTAAACCCCGTGCTACCCTCTAGATCCGCCCCTGTCCTGctccaattaaaaaaaaaagtttataaGTGGTAAGATAAAtcattaaaactttaaaaaatataaaaaggaaaaagatttaCCATGTACAACTAATTTCCAACTTCTTCTTCGCAATTCAATCTATGGTTTAAAATAGGTGGAAAGTTTCAATTGTGCCATTTTTTTACACTATAAAAAGGCTTCAACATTCACTTTACAAATTCATATATTGAAGTACTATCccaaaaaacttcaaaaaaaaaaactgaagaagaaaaaagaaaaaatagatggATTTGAAATTCACGTTGGTTTCTATTGCATTGGGTGTGTTATTTCTAGCACAACTTGGGGAATCTCAATATGCAACTTTTGATATAACTAATAAACTAAATATGGTGCTAAAGCCAATAGTGATATTAGTGAGGTAATGCatgcatatatttttctctcatttatCTTGTTGATTCTAACCTACTATATACCTACtttcaccaaaaaaaaagatataataataccattttattttaaaaggatGTATAAAATAACTACTTTAATCGTTGTAACTGTCATAGTTTCCAACACCAGAAGCATGCAGTGTAAATAAATTTCTCGTGTGATCATACAAGCTTCTTTTAGCACCATTGGAGCAACGGTAAAGTTATTTTCACGTGAACAGTAGATCATGTGTTTAAGTCATGAAATCAGTTGTCACTGATGCTTGCGTTAGGTTATGCTCAAGAATGTTCAATTTCTGATGATGATCAGAAAGGTCTAACTGGAATTGCCAAAATGGTTTTTGATCCTTACTGATTTTGTCTTATTTTAACAATTTTGGCAatatggtttagaagaattctgggtatgttgttgtatggtttagaagaatacgagaaattatatatttctttttaaagcAATGTGGAGCATAAATTGATATGTAGAAATTCTCAAATTGCAATAGGTAGTAAATATGAACTCAAGATAACTTTAAAAATACAATGGGTTGAATGCTAAAAAATCTTAAAGGTCAAactcataaagctcaaattcTAAATTTGTCCTTGTTTTGGGGGCAATTACCTATAGTTATTAATCTTTTAGGTCTTATAAAAAGTGCAAATGTTCCATTTAATTACACTGTCAATGTACAACAATCAATCATTATTAGATGCTAAATAGGAGTCGTGGAAATAGTTATTAATGCTAGCTACTATTAGGATAGGCTAGCAACATTACACGATTAAGATGTGCATGACCTTTCTCTGAACAGGGGCGGAGCTACACCTTAGTAAGAGTGGTCAGATGAACAATTTTTGTCGGAAAATTTTTGCGAGTATATATGCTAAATATCGATATTTTTGGATATATACAAATTATTGAATACCCTTGACATAGTAAAGAAAAATAGTTCAATGGTTAAGGTTGTTCGTAAAGGAGCAGAGTACACGGGAGAAAggttttatttctttcatggATACAATGTATTGTTTAAATACAAAAGAATTGTGGTAAAGGATCCCACAATATCAGTACAACAAATGAATCCTATCAAGTAATTAAAGTGCAGAATCAGAAAATATACAGTAATGAAATCAACAATATATGATACAGAtatggaaaatattttatccTGATTTAGCTTCTTTATGCCCCCGCAAGTTAGGGGTGGTAGAACGACTCCTAACTTGGAGACAACCCATTGAGTTTGTGCTTTGCATAAGGATTTCGTAAGTAGGTCAGCTGAGTGAATGTGTACTATGTGGAGCTGTTGACGTTGAACTTGGTCCCTaacaaattgaaaattgaaggcTATGTGCTTCATTCTGCTGTGGAAAACGGGATTTTAGCACAAGTAGGTGGTGCCAATGTTGTCTCGGTAGATAGTTGGTACATTATCAAGAGAGATATGAATCTCTTTGAGAAGATTGGTAAGCCAATTTGTCTCGGCAACGGCATGAGCGACAGCACGATACTCGGCCTCAGTTGAAGATCGGGCGACTGTTCTCTGTTTCTTTAATGACCAACTAATTGTTGTTAAGCCAAGATAGATAACATAAGCAGAAGTAGAGGTACGATCATCGTGGTCCCCTTCCCAATCGGCGCCGGTGTAAACATGAAGGGAAGCATAGATCCATGGCAAAAAAGAAGCCCGTGATGGATAATGGATTTAAGATACCGCAGGAGACGCTTCACTGCTTGCCAACATGTATGAGATGGTTGATGCATAAATTGGGAGAGCTTATTAACAACAAAGTTTATGTCCGGTCTAGTAAATGCAAGATACTGGAGCTTCCCAATTGCACTTCTATATTGTTTTGCATCCGTAAGAGGGTAGCCATCATTCAATCGAAGTGAACTCATAGTGGATAAAGGGGTAGAGACACCCTGATAGTCCCGAATAGAGAACTCCTGCTAGATGTCCATTATGTTCTTTATTTGAGAAAGAAATAATCTAGTTGATTGTGGAAGGAGTTCAATGCCCAGGAAAAAATGTAGGGGTCCAAGGTCTTTGAGTGAAAAACGGTTGGAGAGTGCGCTCTTGATGTTGTTAATATTTTGCAAGTTATTGCCTGTAATAACaatgtcatctacatatacaagCAAGAAAATGACAGTTTTATGAGAGTGTAAGGTGAATAGAGAGTGATCAGAATGAGTCTTGCAAAAACCAACaacaaatgagaaaaattgTGAGGTCGGTGTACCAAGCAAGGGCCGAGACCGTATATGGATTTGTTTAATTTGCATACATAGTTTGGGTAATCAGGATTCTCGAAACCTTTTGATTGTGTCATGAAGACTTCCTCAATCAGTGCACCTTGTAGAAAAGCATTGTTTATGTCTAATTGATGAAGCGGCCACTTATTTTGTATGGAGATGGCAAGTACTGTTCGAATGGTTGTTGGTTTGACAATCGGACTAAAGATATCAGCATAATCGATTCCAGGCCGTTGAGTGAAACCTTTAGCAACAAGACGAGCCTTGTACCGTTCAATCGATCCATCAGGTTTGTGCTTGATTCGAAAGATCCACTTATTCTCCACAATATTTTGGTGATCAGATGGAGGAATAAGGTTCCATGTTTTGTTGCTCATGAGAGCGTCAAATTCACTTTTCATACCTTGTCTCCATTGTGGGTCCTTGCAGGCTTGTTTAATTGTGGCTGGTGTTATTTGGGATGTAAGGGTGGCCATGGATGCATACTTTGGATTGGGCTTAGTGATTTGATGTTTGGAGCGGGTGACGGGGCATCATGGTGGTGAAGGTTGGTTGGTCTGAGAAGAGAGGTTAAGTTGTGTTGACTACTGTTGTTGGGAAAGAGAATTAGAAAGGGGAGTTGTGGATGATTCAACAGTAGAAAATGAATTATTTAGAGGGCTTACCTGATTCTGTCGGATTGCTGGAAGTTCTGACTGAGGGCGCATAACTATTTCTGGTGTAGTAGTCATTTATACGAAGAGCCAAGTTTGGATCTTTGATTGGAAGTGGACTTCTTAGAGTAATAGgaaaagatattttatgatctGGAAAATATTGAGTAGAGGAAGATGTATCTGAATCAGATGTGGAATTGAACCATAAAATAATCTGAGAGATTCCCTTATatttggaaaaaatattttcataaggaaaaatattttccagaaATTTGACTTCTATggagaaatatatttttgaggATTCGGGATCAAAGCATTGATGACTATGAAAGTGAGTGGAGAATCCTAAATAGATACATGGTGTGGATCTTGGTTCAagtttatttttagtatatggCTTTAGCCAAGGATAGCATAAGCAACCAAACGTGAAAAGTGAGAAAATATTGAGAGTTGTACCAAAGAGAGCTTGATATGGAGAAATATTATCTAAGGATGTAGGAAATTTATTAATTAAGCAAGCAGCAGTTTGGCAAGCAAAGCTCCAAAATTGGGGCAGTAGTGATGCTTGGTGAAGTAAAGTTCTAGCAGTTTCTATAATGTGCCTATGACGTCTTTCAGCTAAGGCAATTCTTTGTGGGCTATATAGGGGAAAGGACAAATGTTGAATCCCAAATTCAACAAGAAATGATTTTAGTCCCTTAAATTCTCCTTCCCCATCAGAATATAGGGTGAGAATCTTAGTATTGAAAAAGTTCTCGATGAGTGGCCGAAATTCAGAGAAGACCTTAACTACATCACTTTTAGGTTTAAGTGTATAGAGCCAAATATATTTGATAGACTGATCGACAAAAATAACGTAATAGCTCTTTTGATCAAGGGAGAGAATGGGTGAAGGACCCCAAATATCGGTATAGAGTGTTTCAAAAGGCCTTGAACTTTGCAAAGAGTTATGGGAGAAAGGAATCCTGTGGCTTTTATTGCAATTGCATGAATTACAAGAttgaaaattatcaaaataaggCAACTGGTAATTTCTTAAAAGAAGCTTTAAAAGACGGATATTACGATGTCCTAAACGACGATGCCACAGAGATAAAGGAACTTGAGAAGTATTTGCTGTGTAGGCTGTAGAAGATGAATGTGTTGAAGTCGGAAACGTTGGCCATTCGTGTAAGTCATCTCTATTCCGGCCTTGTAATAGTGGTGCCCCCGTAGTTAGTGCCTTCACAACAAAAGAAAATGGAAAGAATTCAATAGATGTTTGGTTTTGTTGACAGAATTTTGAAACAAATATAAGATTCTTTTTAATAGATGGAGCACATAGAATATTATGTAAAGAAAAGAATGTATAGGAGTTTTTAGTGCAGTGGAAGTTATCGAAATACTGTTACCATCACCTATTGAAACTTGTTCAGGACCCGTGTACTCATGTGGAGAGGCTATGTTCTGAGAATCAGCAGTGATATGATATGAGGCACCGGAATCCAAAATCCATGGAGTAGTATTGGAAGAAGATCGAGCTGCAAACATGGCCTTAGCGTCAAAATGGTTATGCGACTTGGAACGACTAACATTTGCAGTGTGGCCAAATTTTTCACATAACTGACATTGAATTTGCATTTTGACCTGCAAAGGGATGGAGGGATGCCATGGCTGGGAGAAGTTGCCATTGCTTTGAGTGTGTTGGGTACGCCATTGTTGCATTCCAGAAGGAGTAGTTTGCGAACACCGTTGAGGTTGTCCAGACCAGCGGTGAGTTTGCCTGTTGCTATTGTTATTGTGATTAGTTGTTTGCTGTGCAGCTTAAGCAGTGATTGGAGTTGATGATTGCTTCTTTTCAGCTTGCTTTAGATAAAGTTCATGATCTGTGAGCTTGTGTGCTAATTCCTCATACGAAATAGAAGAATCTCTTGAACGAATAATAGTACTTAGGGCCTCATATTCAGGTCCAAGGCCACTTGGAATTTTTACAACTAACTCTTCGTTAGAAGTACGAGCACCGGTAACAGCTAATTCATCAGTGATAGTTCTTATTTCCCTGAGTTAATTGGTGACGGATTTTTGATCTCGTTGAACTTTTGCCAATGCATTTCGAAGACTATATATACTGGTGTGAGGTCTATTTGCATATGTAGTGTGCAAATAATCCCATGCTTCTTTTGAAGTTTCAACAGAGGCAACTGACGGTGCAATGGTGGATTCAACAGATGCCATTAAGGCGTTGCAGATGAGATTATCTTGCTGAGTTTGCCTTTTCTTGGTCTGGTGTGGCTAACAGGCGACAGAAGGATAACGGCTTAATGGTGCGTGTTGGTGGCATTATGGATCCATCAAGATAGCTCATTAAGTCAAACTCATTCACGACCTTTTGGATTTGAGCTTTCTATGTTGCAAAGTTTGCACCACTTGTAAGTTTGATCGGAAGTTGTGCAGTTGGGTTGATGTTAATGATTTGTGTCTTTCATTGATACAATGTGTTgtttaaatacaaaaaaaaatgtggTAAAGGATCCCACAATATCAGTACAACTAATGAATCCTATCAAGTAATTAAAGTGCAGAATCAGAAAATACACAGTAATGAAATCAAGAATATATGATACAGATACGGAAAATATTCTATCCTGATTTAGCTTCTTTAGTTCAAAGTTGCCTTAATGGTCTGGGTTCAAGCCTAAACTTAGatgttttgtttaatttttttagtttcgtcttttaacttaaaaaagagaacaaaatctttttatatctttttaCTTGTCTAAGTATGAACACCCTTGACGAAAATTCTGACTTCGCCACTATCTCTAAATCCTATATAACTGTGGAACGATATTTTATGTATCGAGCCGCGCCCTTTAATATTTTAGAGGAggcttgatgaataaataagattATGCAAGTTGCTTTGCTTTATGTCCCAATCCTTCTTTTTGCTATCCTTTAATTTACCCTTATCCAATATtccaaatattttgaattttttgtgaaTCTTGAGTCACATCTCAGCAGTCTTAAGATCTAGGTTATTTGTTCTAATTCACTTTATTGATTGTTTTGAAAATTAAGGCATTCCAACAAATCGAACTTATTCAGTTCAGAAAATATCTTTATAGCATTATCTATCTGGCGTTTGGACATAAATTAgttgatatttaaaaaaatatatatctaacattaaattgaaaaaagataTTTGAACATTAGAATTGCGGTTGACATGAAAACATTGATGAAATTCcgtgaataatttttttttaaaataatatataacttTAAAAACGTTTGagagtaaaaataaattatgtaacTAT
This sequence is a window from Solanum dulcamara chromosome 10, daSolDulc1.2, whole genome shotgun sequence. Protein-coding genes within it:
- the LOC129871186 gene encoding polygalacturonase-like; protein product: MDLKFKLVHIVLGVLFLAQFGESQNATFDITKYGANANSDISEAVGKAFKEACESTSPSIIVIPKGTFQMNQVKLEGPCKGPIELQIQATLKAPSDPNQIKVGEWLTVNKLDHFTMSGGGILDGQGKDAYECKESKKCNKLPNNLSFNSLTNSIIKDITTLDSKSFHVNVNQCKNLTFLHFNVSAPANSPNTDGIHISRSSSVNVTDSSFATGDDCISIGDETEQLYITKVTCGPGHGISVGSLGGNPDEKPVVGVFVKNCTFLSTDNGVRIKTWPASHPGVVSDIHFEDIIVQNVSNPVVIDQVYCPSGKCNKALPSQVKISKVTFQNIKGTSRTQSAVSLLCSKAIPCEGVEVGDIDISYSGKEGPANSNCENIKPSLKGKQIPAVCSASAAAPAASSSS